One window of Cloacibacillus sp. genomic DNA carries:
- a CDS encoding ABC transporter permease subunit, which yields MIKLLTKITKEKRTRSTLRIKFYALKALAFASAAVVAGGCGALIFFIFQQGFQTLDVRLFFGDTPPLEAIFHAAPVWEGIWPAFAGTFCLVALTMLMALVPGIGCGLFLARYSESGLARTLSSGIELLASVPSIVMGLFGFVLIIALRRTIAPDATTSIALAAFCLALLVMPALVVTTRASIESLPPMLEITGASLGFSHNAIMLRLLVPAAARGILGGVMLAMGRAAEDTAVIMLTGVVVNSGLPAGLASKFEALPFLIYYTAAQYADESELLRGFGASLVLLMLSAALMGAAWLCQRGMERRFRGN from the coding sequence ATGATAAAGCTGCTAACTAAGATAACTAAAGAAAAAAGAACGCGGTCAACGCTGCGGATAAAATTTTACGCATTGAAAGCGCTTGCCTTTGCAAGCGCCGCCGTAGTCGCCGGAGGCTGCGGGGCGCTCATTTTCTTCATTTTCCAGCAGGGATTTCAGACGCTTGACGTGAGACTTTTCTTCGGCGACACGCCGCCCCTTGAAGCCATTTTTCACGCGGCTCCGGTATGGGAGGGGATATGGCCAGCCTTCGCCGGAACCTTCTGCCTTGTGGCGCTCACAATGCTTATGGCGCTTGTCCCTGGCATCGGATGCGGCCTCTTCCTCGCCCGTTATTCCGAAAGCGGCCTCGCGCGCACACTTTCCTCCGGCATAGAGCTTTTGGCAAGCGTCCCGTCGATCGTGATGGGGCTTTTCGGCTTCGTGCTCATCATAGCGCTGCGCCGAACCATAGCGCCCGACGCCACAACCTCCATCGCGCTCGCCGCCTTCTGCCTCGCGCTGCTCGTCATGCCGGCGCTTGTCGTCACGACGCGCGCCTCGATAGAAAGCCTGCCGCCGATGCTTGAGATCACCGGCGCGTCGCTTGGGTTTTCGCATAACGCGATAATGCTTCGGCTTCTCGTTCCCGCCGCGGCGCGCGGCATCCTGGGCGGCGTCATGCTCGCCATGGGACGCGCCGCAGAGGACACCGCCGTGATCATGCTCACCGGCGTCGTAGTAAATTCAGGGCTTCCCGCGGGGCTTGCCTCAAAGTTTGAGGCTCTGCCCTTTCTCATATACTATACGGCGGCGCAGTACGCAGACGAAAGCGAACTGCTGCGCGGATTCGGCGCGTCGCTGGTTTTATTGATGCTTTCGGCGGCGCTGATGGGCGCCGCGTGGCTTTGCCAGCGCGGCATGGAACGCAGATTCAGGGGGAATTGA
- a CDS encoding ABC transporter permease subunit, translated as MNDKKPLWLSASALYVTALLSTVFVFIIFCAAEGLFMSGPTLFSSVWAPDSQQFGILPMVAATLALSFSSLIIGWLLALGCLCYIHGFGGKTSASLLSALLRIMTAIPTVVFGFASVFLLVPLIRDAFGGSGFSWLTATLVLSLLITPTMAIAMEGAAAQTAAETSLTAAALGLSKAENFVWVVLPASRKWLRGAALLGFGRAAGDTMIPTMLAGNAVQYPGSPIESFRTLTAHIGLALSSDVGGTAYYSLFVAGGILLALSAGANLLLRSLRGDGEE; from the coding sequence ATGAACGATAAAAAACCGCTGTGGCTTTCGGCGTCCGCGCTTTACGTGACGGCGCTGCTTTCCACAGTATTCGTCTTTATAATATTCTGCGCGGCGGAGGGGCTTTTTATGAGCGGCCCCACGCTCTTTTCCTCTGTCTGGGCGCCAGACTCACAGCAGTTCGGTATTCTTCCGATGGTTGCGGCCACCCTTGCGCTTTCTTTTTCCTCGCTCATCATCGGATGGCTTTTGGCGCTCGGCTGTCTTTGCTACATACACGGATTTGGCGGAAAAACGAGCGCGTCGCTGCTTTCGGCGCTGCTGCGCATAATGACCGCCATTCCCACCGTCGTATTTGGCTTCGCCTCCGTCTTCCTGCTGGTGCCGCTCATCCGAGACGCCTTTGGCGGCTCCGGCTTTTCGTGGCTTACGGCAACTCTGGTGCTGTCGCTGCTCATAACGCCTACAATGGCGATCGCTATGGAGGGCGCAGCCGCACAGACGGCGGCGGAAACCTCTCTTACCGCGGCGGCGCTGGGGCTTTCGAAGGCTGAAAATTTCGTCTGGGTGGTGCTGCCCGCATCACGAAAATGGCTGCGAGGCGCCGCTCTTTTGGGCTTCGGGCGTGCGGCGGGAGATACGATGATACCAACGATGCTTGCCGGAAACGCGGTGCAGTACCCCGGCTCGCCTATAGAATCATTCAGGACGCTCACCGCGCACATCGGCCTTGCGCTCTCGTCTGACGTTGGCGGGACGGCCTACTATTCGCTGTTCGTGGCGGGGGGCATTCTGCTTGCGTTAAGCGCGGGCGCAAATCTGCTCCTGCGATCGTTAAGAGGAGACGGCGAAGAATGA
- a CDS encoding phosphate ABC transporter substrate-binding protein: protein MKMKNIVMTAMICILTASAATAAPLDSFKGQKGKIDIAGGTAHIPVMQEAAKRIMSANRDIRITVAGGGSGVGVKQVGEGLVEIGNTGRALKKDEIEKYGLKTFPFAIDGVAVVINPENKVAELSFEQLGDIYAGKITNWKQVGGADAEINLYVREDGSGTREVFTEKAINKGAVSAKANVVSSNGAMKTAVAKDARAIGYVGIGHIDKSVKAPKLAGMTATQENAANGKYTVVRDLYMNTKGEPSGLTALFIDYIYSPEGQQIIKESKYIPLKRK from the coding sequence ATGAAGATGAAAAATATCGTTATGACAGCAATGATTTGTATTCTTACGGCATCGGCCGCAACGGCGGCGCCGCTTGATTCCTTTAAAGGGCAGAAGGGCAAGATAGACATAGCCGGCGGCACGGCGCACATCCCCGTCATGCAGGAAGCGGCAAAACGCATCATGAGCGCAAACCGCGACATCCGCATCACAGTGGCGGGCGGCGGTTCCGGCGTCGGCGTGAAGCAGGTGGGCGAAGGACTGGTCGAAATAGGCAACACGGGGCGCGCCCTTAAGAAGGATGAAATAGAAAAATACGGCCTTAAGACCTTCCCGTTTGCGATAGACGGAGTGGCCGTCGTCATCAACCCGGAAAACAAAGTCGCGGAGCTTTCGTTTGAACAGCTCGGCGATATTTACGCAGGCAAAATAACAAACTGGAAACAGGTTGGCGGCGCGGACGCGGAGATAAACCTGTATGTGCGCGAGGACGGCAGCGGCACGCGCGAGGTCTTCACAGAGAAGGCGATAAACAAGGGCGCCGTCTCCGCCAAGGCAAACGTCGTAAGCTCCAACGGCGCGATGAAGACGGCGGTGGCGAAGGACGCGCGCGCCATCGGCTACGTCGGCATCGGCCATATTGACAAGTCGGTCAAAGCGCCGAAACTTGCCGGAATGACCGCGACGCAGGAAAACGCCGCAAACGGCAAATACACCGTCGTTCGCGACCTCTACATGAACACAAAGGGCGAGCCCTCGGGTCTCACTGCTCTTTTCATTGATTACATCTACTCGCCGGAGGGGCAACAGATAATCAAAGAGAGCAAATATATCCCCCTCAAAAGAAAGTAA
- a CDS encoding GNAT family N-acetyltransferase, translated as MDAASQFNNNFRSFLQMIAGAPHGASLHFKDGSLAAASGEPSAGENYVIFNEEARPKDVAEAKAFFEKRGASFIAPWLPSTPYELAEAFQENGLLRRRIYTSMYLPRENMTPLDGAGCFEDISGAQRSDWAEALWLAFGGDGADAKGIAGYRSFGEYLAQASGNRALVLRDEGRIVTTALLHETAETMGLYYFATLPEYRKRGHAGRLLEALGGLSLKADKELCLLATEEGFKLYISHGFKMIDKIAIYSTSANI; from the coding sequence ATGGACGCAGCATCTCAGTTTAATAATAATTTCCGTTCTTTTTTGCAGATGATAGCGGGCGCTCCGCATGGAGCCTCTCTTCATTTCAAGGACGGATCGCTTGCCGCGGCGAGCGGCGAGCCGTCGGCCGGCGAAAATTATGTCATTTTCAACGAAGAGGCGAGGCCGAAAGATGTGGCGGAGGCGAAGGCCTTTTTTGAGAAACGCGGCGCCTCTTTCATTGCGCCGTGGCTTCCAAGCACGCCCTACGAGCTGGCGGAGGCCTTTCAAGAAAACGGACTGCTCAGAAGGCGCATCTACACCTCTATGTACCTGCCGCGCGAAAACATGACGCCGCTTGACGGCGCGGGCTGCTTTGAAGACATTTCCGGCGCGCAGCGCAGCGACTGGGCCGAGGCGCTTTGGCTTGCATTCGGCGGAGACGGCGCTGACGCAAAGGGCATCGCGGGATATAGGTCCTTTGGGGAATATTTGGCGCAGGCTTCTGGAAACCGCGCGCTGGTGCTCCGCGACGAGGGCAGGATAGTGACGACGGCGCTTCTGCACGAAACGGCGGAGACAATGGGGCTCTATTATTTCGCCACTCTGCCGGAATACCGCAAACGTGGGCACGCGGGACGTCTTTTGGAGGCGCTCGGCGGCCTCTCGCTCAAAGCTGACAAAGAGCTATGCCTGCTCGCCACAGAGGAAGGCTTCAAGCTCTATATCAGCCACGGCTTCAAAATGATAGACAAAATCGCCATATATTCAACGTCGGCGAATATTTAA
- a CDS encoding translation initiation factor yields MREKKEKKIKEQEGFTLSNAAPLELSLGALLGGASSAPRARGAENSVDAASGERAKNAADAAASFAPEERPAPAAKEAKISRVSLKRERAGRGGRTVTLVILPAGYSGDKELLAKELRKGLGCGSSIEEGTIVLQGDIADRAEAWFAKKGVAKIVKG; encoded by the coding sequence ATGAGAGAGAAAAAGGAAAAGAAGATAAAAGAACAAGAGGGCTTCACGCTGTCAAACGCAGCGCCGCTTGAGCTTTCGCTCGGCGCGCTGCTGGGCGGCGCATCTTCCGCGCCGCGCGCGCGCGGCGCGGAAAATTCTGTTGACGCAGCAAGCGGCGAACGCGCCAAAAACGCAGCTGACGCCGCCGCCTCTTTCGCGCCTGAGGAGCGGCCGGCGCCCGCGGCAAAAGAGGCTAAGATCTCACGCGTATCGCTGAAGCGCGAGCGCGCGGGGCGAGGCGGACGCACCGTCACTCTCGTCATTCTGCCGGCAGGCTACAGCGGCGACAAAGAACTGCTTGCGAAGGAGCTGCGCAAAGGGCTCGGCTGCGGCTCCTCTATAGAAGAGGGAACGATAGTCTTGCAGGGCGATATTGCGGACAGAGCGGAGGCATGGTTTGCAAAAAAGGGCGTCGCAAAGATAGTCAAAGGGTGA
- a CDS encoding EAL domain-containing protein, producing MRALIKKFAFLSTALCALFLIWHGAAEARDGSVVRVGWYAQPGYMETSASGERSGYNYDYLQNIARFTGWKYQFVDGSLTELYEALQRDEIDLLGCMFMTNRRSKEALFPSLPAGEGHVSLFTAATSPIAENDYSAYDGMTVGYTSDLNLNRFKDFAVENKFTFIPKSYDTVDRMMEDIGAGKIDAGITGGIRTGKDFRVLSKFAPQPFYFAVSPKKKELFKELGAALTEIKIQRPFFSKELMDKHLPTNSTFVTFTNNEKEYIRLSKPFKVLCHDNWEPYEYFDENGQFSGIVADIFERISETTGLRFEYYTHSTLSVKEADIITSFNHDYAEAQQNGLYLTDIYMRVPWVVVRKSGVPYLEAEQLTTAVVDRFSTYKELSTKNFKFKNFTTAWECADSVCDNVTDQALLTSFSAEMLLKKAKYKDLSAVALQGYSLNAAIAIRKSAPHDLFSILNKTVNAISSQEIDNIVIRQIVEKNKVDIRAVIDEMPPDIMLLCIVILATLTVALGFAFVTKNGSMKKIQGLLYNDALTGRLSQAGFERALTARLEDGANDSLWLIDFDISTFQLYNEIFGKESGDELLKFIADKFAAAFPNDLFSRIYADHFVALVRSDDAESLSDRLIQMTEELKSQLDERSVTINYGLYKIEERSLSPQTMMNCAAAAKRMVKGQTENYIAVFDGDIHRRLMEDAALIASFDAAVTAGEIVAYIQPKYDSVSEKIIGGEALARWIPEGSAAIPPDRFVTLLEKSGQIIRLDFCILEQVCEMLRRRIKAGCAVVPIAVNFSRMHLYDHDFTAKLEAVTAKYGLPNGLIEVECTENILTDGTAMIIPVFMRLKKAGFSIAMDDFGSGYSSLSTFLKIPFDVIKLDRGFLLQRDTDRARADEVIKTIITLAHGLDFLVVAEGVETDDQLSFLRSVGCDVIQGFYFARPMKIDDFENKI from the coding sequence ATGCGCGCGCTCATAAAAAAATTCGCGTTTTTGTCCACAGCCCTCTGCGCCCTCTTTTTGATCTGGCATGGCGCGGCGGAGGCGCGCGACGGCTCCGTCGTCCGCGTAGGCTGGTACGCTCAGCCGGGCTATATGGAGACGAGCGCAAGCGGCGAACGCAGCGGCTATAACTACGACTACCTTCAAAATATCGCGCGTTTTACGGGCTGGAAATATCAATTCGTCGACGGCTCGCTTACGGAACTTTACGAGGCGCTGCAAAGAGACGAGATAGACCTCCTCGGATGTATGTTTATGACCAACCGGCGCTCAAAGGAGGCGCTCTTTCCATCCCTACCGGCCGGCGAAGGACACGTTTCGCTTTTCACCGCGGCCACTAGCCCTATCGCAGAAAACGATTATTCCGCCTACGACGGCATGACCGTAGGCTATACGAGCGATTTGAATCTTAACAGATTCAAAGACTTCGCCGTGGAAAATAAATTCACCTTCATTCCCAAAAGCTACGACACCGTAGACCGCATGATGGAGGATATCGGCGCTGGAAAAATAGACGCCGGCATCACAGGAGGCATTCGCACCGGAAAAGATTTCCGCGTGCTATCAAAGTTCGCGCCGCAGCCCTTTTATTTCGCAGTTTCCCCGAAGAAAAAGGAACTTTTCAAAGAGCTTGGCGCAGCTCTTACGGAGATAAAGATACAGCGGCCATTTTTCAGCAAGGAGCTTATGGACAAGCATCTGCCTACCAACAGCACTTTTGTCACCTTCACGAACAATGAAAAGGAATATATCCGGCTCTCAAAGCCGTTCAAGGTGCTTTGCCACGACAACTGGGAGCCGTATGAATACTTTGACGAGAACGGTCAGTTTTCCGGCATAGTTGCGGATATTTTCGAGCGCATATCGGAGACTACTGGACTGCGCTTCGAATATTATACGCACTCGACGCTTTCCGTAAAAGAGGCGGACATAATCACCAGCTTCAACCACGATTATGCGGAGGCGCAGCAGAACGGCCTCTACCTTACAGACATCTATATGAGGGTGCCGTGGGTGGTGGTACGCAAAAGCGGCGTCCCGTACCTGGAGGCTGAGCAGCTCACAACAGCCGTGGTCGACAGGTTTTCCACCTATAAAGAGCTCTCCACCAAAAATTTCAAGTTTAAAAATTTCACAACCGCTTGGGAATGCGCCGACAGCGTCTGCGACAATGTGACGGACCAGGCGCTGCTCACCTCCTTCTCCGCGGAGATGCTGCTGAAAAAAGCAAAATATAAAGACCTTTCCGCAGTCGCATTGCAGGGCTACAGTCTGAACGCGGCCATCGCCATCAGAAAGAGCGCCCCGCACGACCTTTTCAGCATTCTCAACAAGACCGTGAACGCCATCTCCTCGCAGGAGATAGACAATATCGTAATACGCCAGATAGTTGAAAAGAATAAGGTCGACATCCGCGCCGTCATCGACGAGATGCCGCCCGACATCATGCTTCTTTGCATCGTCATCCTCGCCACTCTTACCGTAGCGCTCGGTTTTGCCTTCGTCACCAAAAACGGCTCCATGAAAAAGATACAGGGACTGCTCTATAACGACGCCCTCACCGGCAGGCTTTCGCAGGCAGGCTTTGAGCGAGCGCTTACTGCAAGGCTCGAAGACGGCGCAAACGACAGCCTCTGGCTCATAGATTTCGACATCTCCACCTTCCAGCTCTACAACGAGATATTCGGCAAGGAAAGCGGCGATGAGCTGCTGAAGTTCATCGCGGACAAATTCGCGGCGGCTTTTCCAAACGACCTCTTTTCAAGAATATACGCCGACCATTTTGTGGCGCTCGTGCGCTCGGACGACGCGGAAAGCCTGAGCGACAGGCTCATACAAATGACGGAGGAACTTAAATCGCAGCTTGATGAAAGGTCGGTCACGATCAATTACGGCCTTTATAAGATAGAAGAACGCTCGCTTTCGCCGCAGACGATGATGAACTGCGCCGCCGCCGCAAAACGCATGGTGAAGGGGCAGACTGAAAACTATATCGCTGTCTTTGACGGTGATATACACCGAAGGCTGATGGAGGACGCGGCCCTTATCGCAAGCTTCGACGCAGCGGTGACGGCCGGCGAGATCGTAGCCTACATCCAGCCCAAATATGACAGCGTTTCCGAAAAAATAATAGGCGGCGAGGCGCTCGCGCGCTGGATACCGGAGGGCTCCGCCGCAATACCGCCGGACCGCTTCGTAACGCTGCTTGAAAAGAGCGGGCAGATAATACGGCTTGATTTCTGCATACTGGAGCAGGTCTGCGAAATGCTGCGCCGGCGCATCAAGGCGGGCTGCGCCGTGGTGCCGATCGCGGTCAATTTTTCCAGGATGCACCTTTACGACCACGACTTTACGGCGAAGCTTGAGGCGGTGACCGCAAAATACGGCCTTCCAAACGGTCTCATTGAGGTGGAATGCACGGAAAACATCCTCACCGACGGCACGGCGATGATAATCCCCGTCTTCATGAGGCTCAAAAAAGCCGGCTTCTCAATAGCTATGGACGATTTCGGAAGCGGCTACTCCTCGCTCAGCACCTTCCTTAAAATACCTTTTGACGTCATCAAGCTCGACCGCGGCTTTCTGCTCCAGCGCGACACAGACAGGGCTCGCGCCGACGAGGTGATAAAGACGATCATCACGCTCGCGCACGGGCTTGACTTCCTCGTGGTGGCCGAAGGCGTGGAGACCGACGACCAGCTTTCGTTCCTGCGTTCGGTAGGCTGCGACGTCATACAGGGATTCTACTTCGCACGTCCTATGAAGATAGACGACTTCGAAAACAAAATATAA
- a CDS encoding hydratase, with protein sequence MIRLIENGAYLLHGNVLVEDIERQSLAEIDAKVSEAGFTPLGLLPDDKRKAARGTISAGIIADHNSSGTEEDYKIRFDSLASHDITYVGIIQTAIASGMKKFPVPYVMTNCHNSLCAVGGTINEDDHLFGLSAAKKYGGEFVPAHLAVIHSYVREMMTGCGRMILGSDSHTRYGALGTMGVGEGGPELVKQLVERTYDFPRADVVAVYLTGAPHPGVGPQDVALALIGAVFKNGFVKNKVMEFVGPGVSSLPVEFRNGVDVMTTETACWTSVWRTDDKVEEYFRVHGRPEAYKKLDPADVAWYDAAIVVELDKIKPMIALPFHPSNVYTIEELCANPYEILKKVEDEARDSLENPNITLNLTDKISKDGKIHVDQGIIAGCSGGTFDNVVAAAQILKGRNVGCGEFSLSVYPGSQPAMLELIGNGSIGDLMEAGAVVKTAFCGPCFGAGDTPSNHGFSIRHTTRNFPNREGSKPGDGQISSVALMDARSIAATAANGGVLTSAAEFCSLLHDEPYKFRGDIYEKKVYHGFGKADESQELVYGPNIRPWPAVYPLTENILLRVASVITDPVTTTDELIPSGETSSLRSNPIKLAQFALSRKDPKYVGRATAVQALNENRMAALDEREPLNAETRALLESVGESEMLGNTMIGSAIFAVKPGDGSAREQAASSQKVLGGQANFAEEYATKRYRSNLINWGMIPFIADKADREKFRVDDWVFIEGIRRAVKYGDESVEALIIGADGKKETITLKMPGLTQDDRDIILAGCLMNYYANENKE encoded by the coding sequence ATGATCAGGCTTATTGAAAATGGCGCTTATCTGCTTCATGGGAACGTGCTGGTGGAAGATATTGAAAGACAAAGCCTTGCGGAGATAGACGCGAAGGTGAGCGAAGCTGGTTTTACGCCGCTTGGCCTGCTGCCTGACGATAAAAGGAAGGCAGCGCGCGGGACGATATCCGCGGGCATCATAGCCGACCATAACAGCTCCGGCACGGAAGAGGATTATAAGATCCGCTTCGACAGCCTTGCGTCGCACGACATCACCTATGTCGGCATCATCCAGACGGCGATCGCAAGCGGAATGAAAAAATTCCCCGTCCCCTATGTTATGACCAACTGTCATAATTCCCTCTGCGCCGTCGGCGGCACCATCAACGAGGACGACCACCTCTTTGGCCTCTCCGCCGCGAAAAAGTACGGCGGTGAGTTTGTACCGGCGCATCTTGCGGTCATCCACTCCTATGTGAGGGAGATGATGACAGGCTGCGGCAGAATGATATTAGGCTCGGACAGCCACACGCGCTACGGCGCCCTTGGAACGATGGGCGTGGGCGAAGGCGGCCCGGAGCTTGTAAAACAGTTGGTGGAGCGCACCTATGACTTCCCGCGCGCGGACGTTGTAGCCGTATACCTGACTGGCGCGCCGCACCCCGGCGTAGGCCCTCAGGACGTTGCGCTTGCTCTTATTGGCGCCGTTTTTAAGAATGGCTTTGTGAAAAATAAGGTGATGGAGTTTGTCGGCCCCGGCGTATCCAGCCTGCCCGTAGAATTTAGAAACGGCGTCGACGTGATGACGACGGAGACTGCCTGCTGGACCTCGGTCTGGCGCACGGACGACAAAGTAGAAGAATATTTCCGCGTCCACGGCCGCCCCGAAGCCTACAAGAAACTCGACCCAGCTGACGTCGCGTGGTATGACGCGGCCATCGTGGTGGAGCTCGACAAGATAAAGCCGATGATAGCGCTTCCGTTCCATCCCAGCAACGTCTATACAATAGAAGAACTGTGCGCGAACCCGTACGAGATACTGAAAAAGGTCGAGGACGAGGCGCGCGACAGCCTTGAAAATCCAAATATAACGCTGAACCTTACGGACAAGATCTCAAAGGACGGCAAGATACATGTCGACCAGGGAATAATAGCCGGCTGCTCGGGCGGCACCTTTGACAACGTCGTAGCCGCCGCTCAGATACTTAAGGGACGCAACGTAGGCTGCGGGGAATTTTCCCTCTCCGTCTATCCGGGAAGCCAGCCCGCGATGCTTGAGCTTATAGGCAACGGTTCCATCGGAGATTTGATGGAGGCCGGGGCAGTGGTGAAGACGGCCTTCTGCGGCCCGTGCTTCGGCGCTGGCGACACTCCCTCGAACCACGGTTTCAGCATCCGCCATACAACGAGGAATTTCCCAAACCGCGAAGGCTCAAAGCCGGGAGACGGACAGATATCCTCGGTCGCGCTCATGGACGCGCGCTCCATCGCGGCGACCGCGGCAAATGGCGGCGTCCTCACTTCGGCTGCGGAGTTCTGTTCGCTGCTGCACGACGAGCCGTATAAATTCCGCGGCGACATATATGAGAAGAAGGTCTATCACGGTTTTGGAAAGGCCGACGAAAGCCAGGAGCTCGTCTACGGGCCAAACATACGCCCGTGGCCTGCCGTCTACCCGCTTACGGAAAATATCCTTCTCCGCGTCGCCTCAGTCATAACCGACCCGGTCACTACCACCGACGAACTTATCCCCTCCGGCGAAACCTCGTCGCTGCGTTCCAATCCTATAAAGCTCGCGCAGTTCGCCCTTTCGCGCAAAGACCCCAAATATGTGGGGCGTGCTACGGCGGTGCAGGCGCTCAACGAAAACCGCATGGCGGCGCTTGACGAAAGAGAGCCGCTCAACGCGGAGACCAGGGCGCTGCTTGAATCCGTCGGCGAGAGCGAGATGCTCGGCAACACGATGATAGGGAGCGCTATCTTTGCGGTGAAGCCGGGAGACGGCTCCGCCCGCGAACAGGCCGCCTCCTCGCAGAAGGTGCTCGGCGGGCAGGCGAATTTCGCGGAAGAATACGCCACAAAGCGCTACCGCAGCAACCTTATCAACTGGGGCATGATCCCCTTCATCGCGGACAAGGCTGACAGAGAGAAGTTCCGTGTCGACGACTGGGTGTTTATCGAGGGCATACGCCGCGCCGTAAAATACGGCGATGAGAGCGTCGAGGCGCTGATAATCGGAGCGGACGGCAAAAAAGAGACCATCACGCTCAAGATGCCCGGCCTTACGCAGGACGACCGCGATATCATCCTTGCCGGATGCCTGATGAACTACTACGCGAACGAAAACAAAGAATAA
- a CDS encoding NADP-dependent isocitrate dehydrogenase: MEKIKMTTPIVEMDGDEMTRILWQQIKDTLILPYVDLKTEYYDLGLKHRDETDDQVTTASAEATKRLGVAVKCATITPNAQRVEEYGLKKQWKSPNGTIRAILDGTVFRAPIMIDGISPTVRTWTKPITIARHAYGDIYKDVEMNIPCAGTLKMVFEPADGDAAKRQEETIFDYKAPGIAMGMHNLEKSISSFARACFKYALDTKQDLWFSTKDTISKKYDQTFKLIFEEIFEKEYKDAFEKAGITYFYTLIDDAVARVIRSEGGFIWACKNYDGDVMSDMVATAFGSLAMMTSVLVSPSGIYEYEAAHGTVTRHYYQHLEGRSTSTNPMATIFAWSGALRKRGELDGNAELAQFADRLEKASIATIEVGEMTKDLFTIADIPNKKSLTSEEFLNAIAARL, from the coding sequence ATGGAAAAAATCAAAATGACCACGCCCATCGTAGAGATGGACGGCGACGAAATGACGAGAATACTCTGGCAGCAGATAAAGGATACGCTCATCCTGCCCTATGTAGATTTAAAGACGGAATATTATGACTTGGGCCTCAAACATCGCGACGAGACGGACGACCAGGTGACGACAGCGTCGGCCGAAGCGACAAAGAGGCTCGGCGTCGCGGTGAAGTGCGCCACAATCACCCCGAACGCGCAGCGCGTCGAGGAATACGGCCTTAAAAAACAGTGGAAGAGCCCCAACGGTACAATAAGGGCGATCCTTGACGGCACTGTATTTCGCGCGCCCATCATGATAGACGGCATCAGCCCGACGGTGCGCACGTGGACGAAGCCCATCACAATAGCGCGCCACGCCTACGGCGACATCTATAAGGACGTTGAGATGAACATCCCCTGCGCCGGGACGTTAAAGATGGTCTTTGAACCGGCAGACGGCGACGCCGCAAAGCGTCAGGAGGAGACGATCTTCGACTATAAGGCGCCTGGCATCGCGATGGGTATGCACAACCTCGAAAAATCAATATCGAGCTTTGCGCGCGCCTGCTTCAAATACGCGCTCGACACCAAGCAGGATCTCTGGTTTTCAACAAAGGACACCATCTCAAAGAAATACGACCAGACCTTCAAGCTCATCTTTGAAGAGATATTCGAGAAGGAATATAAGGATGCCTTTGAGAAGGCCGGCATCACATACTTCTATACCCTTATCGACGACGCGGTGGCGCGCGTCATCCGCTCCGAGGGCGGCTTCATCTGGGCCTGCAAAAACTACGACGGCGACGTAATGTCCGACATGGTGGCGACCGCCTTCGGAAGCCTCGCAATGATGACCTCAGTTCTCGTCTCCCCGAGCGGCATCTATGAATACGAGGCGGCTCACGGAACGGTGACGCGCCATTATTACCAGCATCTTGAGGGACGCAGCACCTCGACGAACCCGATGGCCACCATCTTCGCGTGGAGCGGCGCGCTGCGCAAACGCGGAGAGCTGGACGGCAACGCAGAGCTGGCGCAGTTCGCGGACCGGCTCGAAAAAGCGTCGATAGCCACGATAGAGGTCGGTGAAATGACGAAAGATCTATTCACCATAGCTGACATTCCCAATAAGAAATCGCTGACCTCAGAAGAATTCCTTAACGCGATAGCGGCGAGGCTCTAA
- the citD gene encoding citrate lyase acyl carrier protein — protein MKLLKNAAAGTLESSDCRVCVSPADGVILEYNGANSVIFADRTKKLVDDVLKENDLSGAKITIQDQGAIEITIRARLECALERAAEE, from the coding sequence ATGAAACTGCTAAAGAATGCGGCGGCGGGAACGCTTGAATCCTCCGACTGCCGCGTCTGCGTATCTCCGGCAGACGGCGTGATCCTGGAATACAACGGAGCAAACAGCGTCATCTTTGCCGACAGGACAAAAAAACTTGTCGACGATGTGCTGAAAGAAAATGATTTAAGCGGCGCAAAAATCACCATACAGGACCAGGGCGCCATAGAGATAACGATAAGGGCGCGGCTTGAATGCGCCTTAGAACGCGCGGCGGAGGAATAA